GACCGGCGAGAATGAGCGAGACATGAGGGCTGGTGAGGCGCTACCCCATGCGCAGACATCGACGCATCAAGTATCCAGGGTAATTGGGGGGGGGTAAAGCAAAACGTCATAACGAGGTTCGCCAGCACGCGGGATAAGCCGTCGACGTTGGCAAGGTCCGCGGTCCCGTTTTGACCAATGCCACCAGGGCGGCGAGAATGAGCCAGAAATGAGGGTTGGTGAGGCGCTACCCCATGCGCAGACATCGACGCATTGAGTATCCCGGGTGATTGGGGGGTAAAGCAAAGCGTCCCAGCGAGGCTCGCCAGCGCGCGCGACTATCTGCCGAGGTTGCATAGGGCACGGGAGTCGGCGTCACCTCGGAGGCTTTGGTTTCGTTGCCCTCGCCCCCCGGTAGCGACAATACGCCGGTTCGTGAGGGCTGGTGAGGGTTGGTGAGGCGCGACATAACGCGCAGGCGTCTACGCATCGAGTATCCAGGGGCATTCCGGGGGAGGACGGGAGGGGGTTGTGAGGGCTTTAGGTTCGGAACTTAAGAAGTTAATGATCTTATCACCTCAAGTCCATCTTCGAGTTAAAAAGACAGACATCCGGACAAATCACGAGTTATTTTGTCGCTACGAATATGCCATCGTGATTCAATTTGTAGAAGCTAGAGAAAATTGAGAGGACAATATGGCAAAGAACAAAAACGCTAAGAAGACTGCCGACCAGGAAGAAGACAAAGATGAGGTGTTGAAGCAAAAGGTAGCGACCGTAGAAGACCAACTAGACAATACTGGTGTTACAATTGACACGAGAGGATTCCCAAGTCTCATTAAAGATTATATTGAATGTGTTCAAGCCCAAACAGGTTGCGATGAAATATCTGCCACTGTCAATGTATTAAGCCTAATTTCGTCAGTAGTTCAAAAGTCTGTCTGTATTCCTAAAAATGACTTGTCGACAAACAAAGAAGGCTATTTTCAGAAACTTTATCCGAACCTGTGGATGATTGAAGTTAATAAATCCGGCGGGTTTAAGACAACGGCACAGCGCATTGCTCATGCTCCGGCTTATGTGATCCAAGAAATTATAACAAGTCATAATAAATCTAAGACTGCGGCAGATGCAGTTGATAATCTTGAAGGGACGCAAAGACAAGAAGATGGGCTGTATGAAAAAAACATATTTTTGCCAACAAGAACAACTTTCCCAGCTCTTCTTGATGTCTTGTCTAAAAAGAAAGGTGGTTTAATATTAAGCTCTGAATTCGGAACATGGTTGCAGCAACTTACAGGCGGCATCTCGAGTACGTCAATGCGTTCAACTATGGCGGATCTATATGATGCCCCTCGACTCTTCGAAACAGCCACGAAGACAGGCGGTGTAATAACTCTCGAGGAGCCATTTATATCTATTTGTGGCGCAACAACGCACAGTCAAATTGCAAAATTATTGAATGAAGAAGATGTCCTTTCTGGATTCTTGCCGAGGTTTCTTTTGTTTCTGCCGCCGGTCAAAGATGACATCCCAAATGCATTGCCAAGCGTCAATGTCAACAGTAAGTACAGCCGCATTGAGTCAGATATGCTTAAATTTTTAACAAGTATCCACGACAGAAAAGAATTTTTGTTGTCGAATGACGCAAAGATCGCATTTAACGATGTCCACAAAATGATGTATGATCAAGTTCGGGGTGAAACGAAACAGATAAAAGACTATATAGAACCATTTTTAAGAAGATGGTCGCCATACATATTGAAAATAGCAATGCTACTTCATCTTGCGGAAGATCAAAAGTCGACCATTTTAGATCGCAAGGATATTGAAGGCGGTGGTTACGTTGTTGAGTGTGCTTATACGTCAACAAAGTGGCTTTTAACTAATTTTATTTTAGAGTCAGAAGTTGCTAAGCGATCTAAAGTAATCTTGAGATATATAGCAAAAGAAAATGGTTCCTGTCTTCGCCCCAAACTGTTGCAAGGCAACAAAAATTTCAATGCCGATGAAATTGATAAGATTATTAAATACTTGGAAGAGACAGGTCAGATTATAATCGTTGCCGATACGTTAAAGACCAAAACAGTTTACCAAATAGCGTAAGGAATAAACATGACTATTGACCTCGGTTATATCAATCAGTTCGGAATTGACGTTGCTGGAAATGTTCAAAATATTGAAACCCTAGCTTCTTCGATAATTAGCTCCATGACAATACCTGCCGAAGCCAAGTGTATTGATAGTATATACTTGGACTTTGAAATAATTGGGAAAAAAGCGATTGAGACTCGAACGTACAATTGGGCGCGGCTCGGCGAGCTACTTTTCAATTTACAGGATCGATACAATAAAGATCCAAGCATTGATCGAGTGAAAGTCAGTTGGACAAAGTTCGCAGCTGAAAATTTCACGAATTTTGGGAAAAAGAGACGAGAGCAGGCAGTAAAATTATATAACTACGGAAAAGAACTTGAAAAATATTATTTCCTCGGAATAGATGAGCTGCTTTATGTATTTAATTTGCTTATAGGCAAGCACAGGAAAGACAAGGAAGGTCTCAAGAAGACAGGAGAGATGTTTGAATTTTCATTTAACAGCCCAGTTGATACAGATGAAGATCGAAGAATTTTCAGAGAAAAGGTCGACAAAATATGTGCCTATGAAAAAGATTTTGCTGAAGTTAAAAAGACTGGCGTTGACAATGAATTGTACTACAGGTGTGTGTCGGTTGGCTGCGTCGTAAATAAAAAAGTAATCAGCCACATTGGAAGCCTAGCAAGCCAAGCTGAAAAAGATGCTTACATGAAAGAATCAATAGCGAATCGAGATTTTAAAATTTCAAATAATGAGAACACAACTGAACACGCACAAGCGTCGCCTGGATTGCTCTGTAAGCTTATAGACAATACGTCAGGATACAGGACTAAAGGACTAGATGAGGTCAAGCATCTTGGGTTGGATATTGTCACACAGGCAATTCGTGAACTGGTTTGGCTGAGAAAAGAATTGAGGAATATGTAATATGCAAATCAAAATTTACCTCTCTTCGTTTAGCTTCGACATTCTTGCCGAATACAGAAATATGTTTAAGGATGCAGAAATAAATATTTTGCTTTCGTATGGGACGACAAGCAGCGACTATTATAGTATGATTGAGAAGAATAGGGGCATGATTAACAGCCTCATCCTCGATAGCGGGGCTTTTAGCTTAAACAACATCGAAGGAAGCAACGGCAAGCCCATCAGCATCGATGGATTCATTGCATATTGCAAAACATTCCAAGAGCGGTTCGATTTTATTTTCAACTTCGATGAAGACTTTCACTTAGATGGATTTGAAAAGAACTATAAGAATCAGAAAAAAATTGAAGCGGCCGGGATAAAAGTTGTTCCCGTTGTACATGATTACATAGGGGAAGAAGTGGCTGAGCTTGATGAATACTTGAAAAGTTACGATTTGATATCTCTTGGGTTTTCAAAACACAAAAATGATAAACAAAAGTTGGCCGCTGCTGTGCTGAAAATAAAGCAAGCGAATAAAAAAGTTCACTTACTCGGCGTTAGCGCATACAACAGATTGAAAAATTTGCCAGTTGATTACAGCGATAGCAGCAACTGGGCTCAAGGCCAAATCTTTGGATTTATGTATTACTGGAACGCCAAGAATACTCCGAATGACCCTGAATTGACGCTTAGATTTAAAGATTTTGAGCCAAATAAAGCTACTGGAATTAAACACTTGGATGGTTCGCCATACTTTGACGAGATCATTGAGTACTTGAAAAATGAACTCGGCATATCATATCAAAATCTTTACGGACAAAACGCTACATTTTATCGACAACTAGTGAACACTCACTACTTTGTCAAGCTGCAAGATCGTGTGCGTGAAGCCCACATTGCCAATGGATTTGACACACTTTACCCGTAGAAAGTGCAAACAACTACTGAGCTAGCTCAATAGATCATAGCGGCTGTTGGTATTTACACACGGGCGTTGAATTGAAAGAGTTACATGCTGATTTTTTGTAGAATATATACGGCAGAAAACCTCGTTGTGACTGTCAAAATTTGAAAATTATATTTTGTTTTTGAAAAAACAAGTCATTTTAAAATGGCTTAAAGTATGTCTCTCAGTTGTAGGCAGGAGAGGTGATGGCATGTCTTTTCAGGATGAAGAAAATTTGGCGATTCCAATTCGGCAGCTTCCGGGTGAGCTTGTCGAAAAAATAAACAGTCTGACTGAATTTAATGAACTAGATAGAATTGATGTTTTTGAAGAACTGTCGAAGATATTCTCATTGATACCCGTTAGGGCTTTGCCAGAACAAAAAAAGAAAGAAAAATCCCCTATTAAAATGGGCTGGACGAAGGCCTGTATTGAAAAGGATGAATTCAACGCCTTAGATTACATCAGAAACAATGCGGGTGTCGCTTGTGGGCCTGCCAGTGGCGTCATTGTCCTTGACATTGATCATGTTGAATATTTTGAAGAATATCTTTCTGAAAACAACATTTCAGATGATTTCAAGAATACTTTGACCATTGAGACTGGTAGCGGCAAGAATCACTATTATTATCAATATCCGACAGATGGATTTGTTTATCGGAAGGGTCAAGAGAAAAAAGAAGTTGAAATCATCCCGGGTCAATCCATGAGTGTCGTTGTCTTTGATGTACAAGGCTTAGGATTTCAGGTCGTAGCTCCAGGCTCAATACATCCTGTGACATTTAAATTCTATACGATAAAAAACAATTTTCCGATCAGTCCTGCCCCAGAATGGGTTCTGAATTTATGCCGGAAAGAGCCAATTCAAGACAATACACCCCTGCCACTCGAAGAAGATTTAGCAGGCACAGAAATTAAGTATTGTTATTCCGCGCAAGATATTCCAGAGTTTGAAGCAGATGAAGATGAGTATTCTGATACATCGCCGCAAAAAAGATTTAAAATGCACTTCGATAACAGTATTTTATGGGGTTACGACAAACAGTGTGACAAATTGTCGTATCCAGCTATGGCCTTCAGGGAAGGCGTCTACCTTGCTTTGCCAAGGTCGCGGCGATCTTATCTTTGCTTCGATCTAGACTATGAGGATTCCGCGAACGCATGGAGTGCGGTTGGTCTTTCAGAGCCAACGATAGTGATCGTCAACCCCCAGAATGGACACTCCCATATTTTATATGAATTGAAAGACCCTGTATACTGGCCTTGTGGTAGCAACGACAATAAAATTCGCAGGAAACCTGTCGAATACTTTAATGCGCTCAGGTACGCATACACTGAGAAGTTAAAAGCAGATAAGGATTTCACGCATGTCGTCATCAAGAATCCTTTCTCTGGAGTCTGGGACACTTCGTGGCATGATAACTCCTATGCGCTGAAAGATTTAGCCAGCTTCGTAGAATTGCCCAGTAAACAACAGTATTTTGAAAATATGAGGAACAGTGTATATTCCGGAAGGAACCCAGAGCTATTTCATGTTGCCAGAATGTGGTCAAATGCCAACATCAGGAAGCAGATTGATGGACCAAGTCTTTTTAATTTGCTATTGCTCTATTTGAACAATTATAATTCTACGAAGATTGTGGAGCACTGGCCTGACAGAGGTCCTCTTGATAATGATGAAGTAGAAACGATTGCCAAACATGTTGCTAAATGGTTTTGGAAAAATAAAGACAATCCTCGTTATAATAGAAATATGAAAAACTATGGTGTTATGGGATTGGACCCAATAGATCCTTCGCTAAAGGGAGAAGATAGAAATAAAAAAGTTAAAGAGAACAAATCAATAGGAGCTGGCCATACGCACACTGAAAAAGTAAGTAATAATGATGATATCTTGCGAAGGACAATAGATAACTTGATGGCTTCTGGCAAAAGATTGAGCGATAGAAATATTTCAAGGAGTAGTGGGAAATGCTTAAATACTATTAGGTTGAGACGAGATTTTATTAATAATTATATCGAAAGTAAAAAATCTCAGTCGTAGTCTGGCAACATACGAATTGTGTTATGAATGTATGTTTTGATTTATCAAATATAATTATATTCTTTGAGTACTAGAATTAGATAATATTTTTAAAATTATTCTAATTGTTTTATAATAGGTAAATATAATATATATTTTAAAAATAATAAATTTTTTTGGAGAAAAACTGATATACCAAACTGCTACCGGTTCATTAAAATTTGATTTTACAACGAATAAGGATGGCGTCTTTTTGGACTGCCTCCAAGTTTCAAAACATGAAAAGTGATAGCCCCTTATCTTGAGTGCTTCGTATAAAAGTTATACATATTTATTGCTTGATTCACAGCCATAGGGTATCATTCCAAGACAAGTTCGGCAACATTCTCTTTCTACAGACAGAAATAAAAGACTATATTATTGAATATAATAGACGATCTGGACGATTTTAAGAAATAACCAGCAACCAAGTCTTGATAAAACATTATGCGCAAGCTGAATTGATTTTTACCGTATTCAAATAATTTAAACAAATATTAAGCGTAGTTAAAGTGTCGTGGGTGCCTTGCATTAAGTTGTCGGTCAAGTGTTGCTGAAAGTGCAAACGAGAGATTCAACCTAAGAATATTTCGCGGTCAAGAAATAAAAATGACTCAAGGTCAAAATTACCTGTCGGCTCCATCGAACAGGAATTCTTGAGAGTTATCTAAGCAATATGAAGCGATTCAGTTGTGAAAGGGATTGAGACCGAAAGACTGGCCCGTATTCATGATTTTCATGAAGAAACCACGGTGGCGCATATGATGAACGAAGTTCATGACAAACTGAAGTTTACTGATTACATTCAGTTCTGAAGATATAGATAGGTATAATGCCTTCTGGTCATATGTGTGATTAGGTTCGGGACGGTTTTGAAAGACCTGACTTGAGACCAAGGGAAGTCCTCTTTAAATGCCTTATGGCAAAAGCGTTGGAGTCGCTAGTTTTTAAGGAGGATGGCTGCGTATCTGTAAGGGATACGGCAAGAGATGTAGTATTTGTAAATTATTTGATGGTTAAAAGGAAATTTACGCGACCGCGATTGTTCAAGGCATGACTGTTAGTGAAAACTTAAAATCATGGTCGACGAAGTAATTCAATAAGAGCAAAAACATCTCTTGCTATAGCCGAATACGGGCAAACCGTATGTTCGGTTGTGAAGGGAGCTTGATCCGGCGACGAATCATTCGATCCTGAAACTGCTGTCTACCCTGGTGCATCATGAACACCAGGGCGGCGGCAGGACTACGTAAATCTATTCAGAGGACCTCGCCTTCGGGCCGGGTCCTTTTTTTGTTTCAGAAGATGATCGGGGACAGCTCTCCACCCACGCATGGGAAATTACCCGCCCGGCAGACCCCAAAACCGACCCTCTATACTCCCCGTCCTGGGTCGTTTGGGGATTGACCCATGACTTACCCTCCCCCGTGACCGAAAACCCCGGAAAATTGATCCTGGGGCCAATTCACGTTTTGGCCCCGGGGAGATCAAGCTCATCTTGCGCAAGATAATGCAAAAAGCATTATTCAGCATAAATTCTTGAACTATCTTCCAGCCAATACAGAAATTATCAATCAACCAAACAAAGGAGCTTGTATGAGCAAGAAGAACGATAACGTGTCTGTGGATGAACAGGAAGTTCCTGAAAAGAAGAAGATCGAATCGAAGTACAATCCTTCGATGCTTCGCGAGTGCATT
The DNA window shown above is from Desulfovibrio sp. TomC and carries:
- a CDS encoding DUF3987 domain-containing protein, with translation MAKNKNAKKTADQEEDKDEVLKQKVATVEDQLDNTGVTIDTRGFPSLIKDYIECVQAQTGCDEISATVNVLSLISSVVQKSVCIPKNDLSTNKEGYFQKLYPNLWMIEVNKSGGFKTTAQRIAHAPAYVIQEIITSHNKSKTAADAVDNLEGTQRQEDGLYEKNIFLPTRTTFPALLDVLSKKKGGLILSSEFGTWLQQLTGGISSTSMRSTMADLYDAPRLFETATKTGGVITLEEPFISICGATTHSQIAKLLNEEDVLSGFLPRFLLFLPPVKDDIPNALPSVNVNSKYSRIESDMLKFLTSIHDRKEFLLSNDAKIAFNDVHKMMYDQVRGETKQIKDYIEPFLRRWSPYILKIAMLLHLAEDQKSTILDRKDIEGGGYVVECAYTSTKWLLTNFILESEVAKRSKVILRYIAKENGSCLRPKLLQGNKNFNADEIDKIIKYLEETGQIIIVADTLKTKTVYQIA
- a CDS encoding replication initiation protein, which codes for MSFQDEENLAIPIRQLPGELVEKINSLTEFNELDRIDVFEELSKIFSLIPVRALPEQKKKEKSPIKMGWTKACIEKDEFNALDYIRNNAGVACGPASGVIVLDIDHVEYFEEYLSENNISDDFKNTLTIETGSGKNHYYYQYPTDGFVYRKGQEKKEVEIIPGQSMSVVVFDVQGLGFQVVAPGSIHPVTFKFYTIKNNFPISPAPEWVLNLCRKEPIQDNTPLPLEEDLAGTEIKYCYSAQDIPEFEADEDEYSDTSPQKRFKMHFDNSILWGYDKQCDKLSYPAMAFREGVYLALPRSRRSYLCFDLDYEDSANAWSAVGLSEPTIVIVNPQNGHSHILYELKDPVYWPCGSNDNKIRRKPVEYFNALRYAYTEKLKADKDFTHVVIKNPFSGVWDTSWHDNSYALKDLASFVELPSKQQYFENMRNSVYSGRNPELFHVARMWSNANIRKQIDGPSLFNLLLLYLNNYNSTKIVEHWPDRGPLDNDEVETIAKHVAKWFWKNKDNPRYNRNMKNYGVMGLDPIDPSLKGEDRNKKVKENKSIGAGHTHTEKVSNNDDILRRTIDNLMASGKRLSDRNISRSSGKCLNTIRLRRDFINNYIESKKSQS